The following are encoded together in the Anguilla rostrata isolate EN2019 chromosome 19, ASM1855537v3, whole genome shotgun sequence genome:
- the LOC135245868 gene encoding neurotrophin-3-like: MVTFITVLQVNLVMSALLYLMFLAYLLGFQARPSDRRPPAQDPVGALIIQLLQEGLSRERQRGGGGAAEPPDGETGPSEREAPGPHEHEAWEDYPEAAAADAPLLLRRAAPDVGADLLRQSKRYSSPRVLLSDRPPLEPPPLYLRDEHAGGGGANGTRRRRHAQHRSYRGEYSVCDSESKWVTDRTAAVDIRGRPVTVLGSVRAGGLEVKQYFYETNCRSARPARSGCRGIDDKHWSSQCKTAQTYVRALTAERSSVGWRWIRIDTSCVCALSRKKRRT, from the exons ATGGTTACCTTTATTACG GTGCTACAGGTGAACCTTGTGATGTCCGCGCTGCTGTACCTGATGTTCCTGGCGTACCTGCTGGGGTTCCAGGCCCGGCCCTCGGACCGGCGCCCGCCCGCCCAGGACCCCGTCGGCGCCCTCATCAtccagctcctgcaggagggCCTCTCCCGCGAGCGGcagcgcggcggcgggggggcggcggagcCTCCCGACGGGGAGACGGGGCCGTCCGAGAGGGAGGCGCCCGGCCCGCACGAGCACGAGGCGTGGGAGGACTACCCGGAGGCCGCCGCCGCTgatgcccccctcctcctccggcgGGCCGCCCCGGACGTGGGCGCCGACCTGCTGCGGCAGAGCAAGCGCTACAGCTCGCCGCGGGTGCTGCTGAGCGACCGGCCGCCGCTGGAGCCGCCGCCGCTCTACCTGAGGGACGAGCAcgccggcgggggcggggccaacgGGACGCGGCGCCGCCGCCACGCCCAGCACCGCAGCTACCGCGGCGAGTACTCGGTCTGCGACAGCGAGAGCAAGTGGGTGACGGACAGGACGGCGGCGGTGGACATCCGCGGGCGGCCCGTGACCGTGCTGGGCTCCGTCAGGGCCGGCGGCCTGGAGGTCAAGCAGTACTTCTACGAGACCAACTGCCGCAGCGCCCGGCCCGCCCGCAGCGGCTGCCGCGGCATCGACGACAAGCACTGGAGCTCGCAGTGCAAGACGGCGCAGACGTACGTGCGGGCGCTCACCGCCGAGCGCAGCTCGGTGGGCTGGCGCTGGATCCGCATCGACACCTCCTGCGTCTGCGCGCTGTCGCGCAAGAAGCGCCGGACGTGA